A region from the Triticum urartu cultivar G1812 chromosome 1, Tu2.1, whole genome shotgun sequence genome encodes:
- the LOC125533473 gene encoding uncharacterized protein LOC125533473 isoform X2 encodes MVTPARSGRRRRGRPPGIRAAVIARVRRVGMRLPPADSSSGVAAAGLRDQLAEVDSGRILHPAGRSVPAGLPVSVLTWSSFVMESLMLAVGRFRWGSESLTVLLVRPLLLVLLPRLTASCLLVGPLLCELLDTLDQHQLSTPQWTKLIIPREHPPWQSKLGRRVNIQH; translated from the exons ATGGTTACTCCTGCTCGTTCTGGGCGCCGTCGTCGGGGTCGCCCTCCTGGGATTCGGGCCGCCGTTATTGCGCGTGTGCGCCGTGTCGGCATGCGTCTTCCTCCTGCCGACTCTTCGTCTGGGGTGGCAGCCGCTGGGCTGCGTGATCAGCTGGCTGAGGTCGACTCAGGGCGGATTCTCCACCCCGCCGGCCGCTCCGTTCCCGCCGGGCTG CCCGTCAGCGTTCTGACTTGGAGTAGTTTCGTTATGGAGAGCTTGATGCTCGCCGTCGGGAGATTTCGTTGGGGAAGCGAGTCGTTGACTGTACTGTTG GTTCGACCACTACTGTTGGTTCTTCTTCCGCGTCTGACGGCTTCGTGTCTGCTGGTCGGCCCTCTGCTCTGCGAACTG TTGGACACTCTTGACCAACATCAACTGAGTACACCACAATGGACGAAGCTTATCATTCCCAGAGAGCATCCTCCATGGCAAAGCAAGTTAGGAAGAAGGGTAAACATCCAGCACTGA
- the LOC125533473 gene encoding uncharacterized protein LOC125533473 isoform X1 → MVTPARSGRRRRGRPPGIRAAVIARVRRVGMRLPPADSSSGVAAAGLRDQLAEVDSGRILHPAGRSVPAGLPVSVLTWSSFVMESLMLAVGRFRWGSESLTVLLVRPLLLVLLPRLTASCLLVGPLLCELVSSCLFSLLNFCPCCCPFWLALLRPFTCSTCHCWPNRCAEDTSM, encoded by the exons ATGGTTACTCCTGCTCGTTCTGGGCGCCGTCGTCGGGGTCGCCCTCCTGGGATTCGGGCCGCCGTTATTGCGCGTGTGCGCCGTGTCGGCATGCGTCTTCCTCCTGCCGACTCTTCGTCTGGGGTGGCAGCCGCTGGGCTGCGTGATCAGCTGGCTGAGGTCGACTCAGGGCGGATTCTCCACCCCGCCGGCCGCTCCGTTCCCGCCGGGCTG CCCGTCAGCGTTCTGACTTGGAGTAGTTTCGTTATGGAGAGCTTGATGCTCGCCGTCGGGAGATTTCGTTGGGGAAGCGAGTCGTTGACTGTACTGTTG GTTCGACCACTACTGTTGGTTCTTCTTCCGCGTCTGACGGCTTCGTGTCTGCTGGTCGGCCCTCTGCTCTGCGAACTGGTCAGTTCTTGTTTATTTTCTCTGCTTAATTTCTGTCCATGTTGTTGTCCTTTTTGGCTAGCGCTTCTGCGACCTTTTACTTGTTCTACGTGCCACTGTTGGCCTAATCGTTGTGCAGAAGACACTAGCATGTAG